DNA sequence from the Helicoverpa armigera isolate CAAS_96S chromosome 30, ASM3070526v1, whole genome shotgun sequence genome:
CCACTAGTTTTTGCATTTAATACTTAACTTAAACCATAAACCATCACGTATTGACATAATAATTGTCTGTCAAAGAGAAAAAGTCGTAAAAATGGCGCCAAACATGACGGTTGGCGGGCTTGGCGGGACAAAGAACGGTCTGCAAAagaacttattattatttttagattattatttttaaatgatggttggatttttattattatgtaaaaatttcatcatcctccgagcctttttcccaaactatgttgggacggcttccagtctaaccggattcagctgtgtactagtgctttacaagaagcgactgcctatctgacctcctcaacccagttacccgggcaacccaataccccttggttagactggtgtcagacttactggcttctgagtacccgtaacgactgccaaggatgttcaatgacagccgggacctacagtttaacgtgccatccgaaacacagtcattgatgtctaacatatgcttagaaagtacatgcaaacttagaaaagttccattggtacttgcctgacctgggatcgaacctgcgcctcatactcgagaggttggttctttgcccactaggccaccacgacttattatgtaaaaaattattATCGATTTATATCTGAATGTCTTACGTGGAGTTGATGCtctcgatttttttttgtttacttaggCCGGTAATGAGGTCGGGTTAGCTGATCAGACTTTATACAATTAGTGaagtttaatattgtttttagaaTGGCGGAATACGCCGCTACGGAACGGTCCAGGAGTGTGAGCCCCGTAGCGGATGTGGTACGCGGACCGAACCGGCAAAGCGCGGCTCGGCGGGCCCTTTTATTAGAAAGGCTTAGGGCCACCCCGGTACGCGACCTAGATTCCCCACCACCACGGTAAGTTTCTTTTTCATAGCGTTAcctttttatcaaaaacaaaatcaaaaatcatttattcaaacttggctgcaagacagcactttttgaacatcaggaatttacaatagacagcccccaaaacgcccacccttcaccacttcctatgtgtttttgctgggaagaagaagtggcgcaacaaactccccagcaacacatgtctgtctgtaggttagaagaaccttaaacaatgtttgatatgtacatttgtatacaatgtaatttgtattccacaatagaggacaatatgcaatattgacacaaaattacagtaaaaattatttatacaccacatgctagctagcactcaccctacataccttaactaagagccctgcctcattaggatgccaatggcgacgtcgccggctacgtatccaagcagttagtattgaaatgtgtGGAACCTAACttacttggcgacggtttggcaacgtcgccaacttggaggcgtggccacgagctacagttccctacgtggattctggctaccgtggccgcttggcgacgtggccacagtagccactataatgtacacggtaaagcgcacctccctcacacagtctccaatgtggtcgccagtcagcgtgcaaTTTCTTCAGCGAAGACGTAAACAATTGTCTGTCGAGACGctatggccactcgacttggcgacatttggatgccagaagtagccagacctgtgccgttggcgacgtcgccatggcgtcctagtgaggcaGAGCTCTAACTCGACctatttagttagttacagttccgttatatttatttatttacagtgtaGTAATTGATATTTGTTACTTTAGCCTCCCCGTTCAGGCGACACCTGGAGGATCGCTCAATGTGCCGCTCGAGCAGACCCCAGGTGGTCGCTTGCGCATCGGAGAGGCTAGACAAGCCAGGCAACCTAGCCTGGACTTGTCTCTCTGGTAAGTAAAACTCAAACTTCAAACATTTATTGCAATCATGAGTGTTAcaaggtgttataaaatgtagaggtacatacatgataccctgttagggcgcagcaatttAAGTATACAAttacttacaaactatttaGTTAATCTTTAGGTAcaacttatatatatattattatattcatatatccctttattattatactatcactagcttttgcccgcgacttcgttcgcatggaatagtgacttccggcatatttttggtttgaccaatagatggcgctatatgtccggaataaattttattttttatttttatatatttttttgaaataaaaactatcctatgtcctttctcaagttccaaactatgtctgtaccaaatttcacacaaatcggttcagtagtttaggcgtgaagaaaagacagacagacagacagaaagacagacagacagacagacagacagacagagttactttcacatttataatattagttaggattataTTTATACTATGTACCTCTATTtactctaacatattatatttaaattgttttatattgcacACTATCTTACTGTTTAGTTCTGTCCTCGAAAAACTCTTATActgtaataacattttcttctttaatatattgaatgaataacattttcttctttaatTCTTAAATATATTGAAACTACGTAGGGCCCAGAATGAATAAACGAACAATATGGTTATATTTTTACGACACTGCATTTATTGACAGTTCCGACGTGGTTGAGCGTGTGGAGGCATTGGACATGTCAGAGGACGAAGCGGCGGAGCTGCTGCAGTCGGATCCCTGGCATGTGAAGAGGTGGATGCGGGATCTGCCGGGGGCCAGCGAGCTGCCGAGGGTCAGCAACACGGTTGTTCTTGCTCCTCTCGCCCCTAGCGCCAGATCTGAGGTGCCTGTCGCTGCCGAACTTGACGTTCGTCCATCAACTTCGACGGAGGCAGCACTTTCACAGACGGTGCCTAGGCGTGATGGCAGTGACTTGGACAGCGAATTCGATGACGAATTCGATGTCCCGGTCATGCCAATTGTCAGGGATCTTCCTGACACCGAGGAGTTAGACGAATCGTTACAAGATTTGGTAAACGATATCGATACGGGGATGGATGACGCTGCCGATTGTCTTTTGGGTACGTCGGCCACTTTCACGTGGTCACCGGACTTTGATTCGTTTAGGGGTGTTCGTGGGGAGTTCTCAGGTCCTACCCCTGGGCCAATCAAAGACTACGAGACGCCTTATGATGCCTTCACCGATATATGGGATGAGGATATCGTAAGGTTGATCGCCACGGAAACTAACCGGTATGCCCATCAGACAATCGAGACCATGCGTAATGCAGGGACTTTGAAACCATCATCTCGCCTTCATTCGTGGACTGACACTAATGCAGACGAAATAATGGTTTTTTTCGCGATGTTGATGTATATGGCTATCGACCCGCGTACGTCGGTAACTGAATACTGGACATCAGACGAAGTTCTCCAATTACCGGGGTTCAAAAGTCTTATGTCCTTTAATCGGTATACTCTGTTGAATAAGTGTCTTCACTTTGTAGACAATGACGCTGTCCAGAGTCAGCAGTTGTCTCAATCTGGAGTATCTTGTTCAGCAGGGGTGTCACGTAGGCTGGGTAAGTTGGCACCTATTATTGAACATCTCGGAAAAAAGTTCAAAGCCTTGTACAACCTAGGAGCTGACATCAGCATCGACGAGTCTTTGACCTTATTCAAGGGTCGCTTGTCCTGGGCCCAAACAATAAGGTCAAAGGCTGCGCGATTTGGAATCAAGTCATATGAGCTATGTGAGTCCCGCACTGGCTATATGGCTAGGTTCCAAATCTACACGGGCAAGGATGACAGCTCCGACGGTGATCTATCACTTGGCGTTGATTTGGGGGAGAAGAGCACGAAAGTGGTTCTTGAACTATTGCAAGGTCTTGAACATCGGGGGCATTGTGTGGTGAtggataattattataattgtccATCATTAGCACGATACCTCAAGAGTTTAGGCTTTGATTGTTTAGGAACCCTTCGTgtaaaccgtcgacacgtcccTGCTGACTTCAAGGTGTCGGACAAAGTGAAGAAGGGGACAATTATATCTCGCCATTCTGGAGACGTATCCATCATTGCATGGATGGACTCCAAGATGGTGAATATAATATCCACCTATCACAGACCCGATACCTATAATGGAACTAGGGCTGGTAAACCGATGGAGAAACCGGTATGTATAAAAGATTACAACAAATCCATGGGGGGTGTTGAtctcaaaaatcaaaaactcTCCATGTATCTGTTGGAGCGAAAGAGAGGCGTGAAATGGTACATGAAAATGTTTAAAAGGCTACTGAATGTAAGTATACATAATGCGCTTGTGATGTACCAAAGTTCTCTGATACGTACAACTGATAAATTGCCCGTGACGCATCGTGAGTTCCGCTATGCGCTTGCTGAATCCCTACTTAAACGGCATCGCTCCTGTTCAATAGGGATCAGTCACGCACCAGTGGAAAACATGAGGCTGAGGCGAGATATCATGCACGAGCCAGAGCACTTGATGGGACGTCAGAATACAAAGAGATGTATGATTTGTCAACGGCAGAAGAAATCCAAAGCCGTTCACTCAAGGTGCATCACGTGTGACGTATATCTATGTTTTGGAGACTGTTGGAGAATTTGGCATTCTGCAAAAGAGCTCCCAGGCGTAGATATACGTGGGCGAAAACGGAAGCGCAAAGAGTGAACGTTTTTGGGGTGTGGATGTGGATTATGACTGTGTTTGAATGTGATGGTGATCCGGGGCTCTCGCATGAGGGTCACGGTTTGACGGGACGCCTAACCGTTTATGTATCTCGTTTACTAATTCTTTCGTTGCTGTTATCGAGGGCGTTACAGCTATCGGGGACGAAACGGTAGCGTGGTAGCGCCTTTTGGTGTCTGCgttgatatagttatcggcacggatattgagctctcggcggaagagtggggatcgctttgcgcactttacacataaggcaataaaccaataaatcgcttctgcgcaggtgaaggtcagggctcaatatccttgccgataactatatctgaCTGATATCTGTCTGGGTTTGTGAATTGTAAATGATATGTTACGGGACACATATCAGACTGGGTTTGTGCATTGTGGATAATATCTTACGGGACAAATctgattttgtaaataaaacccaCGATATGTACGGCACAAacctttttataaacatttgtaaattttgcttaAGTTCGGCTGAAATCAGGACAAACCCTTCAATATATAAGATGTTACAATAAAGTGTACCTATCTGGGTACGGtacaaacctttttttaaacatttgtaaatGCTAAAGTTGCAGGACAATCTCGTCAGTTACAATAAAGTATACCTATCTTATTTTTTcacaacataattatgttcttACACATATGTACGAAAACATTTGTAAATGTTGCTAAAGCCTGGGTAAAATCTGGACAAACGTTTCACTATAATAGCTGTTACAATAAAGTCTACCTATCTTATGGTTTTTTTGtgtacaaaaatgtatgttgttattgttttattatcaaataattatacagggttactggtaagtggaccgcatcctttcaggaggtgatagtataggtcaatacggacaaatt
Encoded proteins:
- the LOC110380705 gene encoding piggyBac transposable element-derived protein 4 — its product is MNRGSKRMAEYAATERSRSVSPVADVVRGPNRQSAARRALLLERLRATPVRDLDSPPPRLPVQATPGGSLNVPLEQTPGGRLRIGEARQARQPSLDLSLCSDVVERVEALDMSEDEAAELLQSDPWHVKRWMRDLPGASELPRVSNTVVLAPLAPSARSEVPVAAELDVRPSTSTEAALSQTVPRRDGSDLDSEFDDEFDVPVMPIVRDLPDTEELDESLQDLVNDIDTGMDDAADCLLGTSATFTWSPDFDSFRGVRGEFSGPTPGPIKDYETPYDAFTDIWDEDIVRLIATETNRYAHQTIETMRNAGTLKPSSRLHSWTDTNADEIMVFFAMLMYMAIDPRTSVTEYWTSDEVLQLPGFKSLMSFNRYTLLNKCLHFVDNDAVQSQQLSQSGVSCSAGVSRRLGKLAPIIEHLGKKFKALYNLGADISIDESLTLFKGRLSWAQTIRSKAARFGIKSYELCESRTGYMARFQIYTGKDDSSDGDLSLGVDLGEKSTKVVLELLQGLEHRGHCVVMDNYYNCPSLARYLKSLGFDCLGTLRVNRRHVPADFKVSDKVKKGTIISRHSGDVSIIAWMDSKMVNIISTYHRPDTYNGTRAGKPMEKPVCIKDYNKSMGGVDLKNQKLSMYLLERKRGVKWYMKMFKRLLNVSIHNALVMYQSSLIRTTDKLPVTHREFRYALAESLLKRHRSCSIGISHAPVENMRLRRDIMHEPEHLMGRQNTKRCMICQRQKKSKAVHSRCITCDVYLCFGDCWRIWHSAKELPGVDIRGRKRKRKE